The DNA sequence ccaaaactctatgccatcACCACTAtcttaaaatttgttttttctttaattgtctttctattatgatgtttcaaaacatttaaacaattgtgatgtttgaattacaatttgtgtaatattagtattgtatttttaattaaattgtgtTCTATATGATTAATACTGTTTGAATGGTAAATAATTAGGTCGAACggtaaattactatttataaatccattcgaacaaaaacagactcattcGATCAAAAACTAACCCATTCGAAAGACAACCCAGAAATACAGTTCGTACGGccattcgaacaataaaatatttgtttgaacaacattaatatgcaaaatcacATTTGAACGGACAAAATTTTCGAAAATAAAAAGCTTGTTCGAACAGACAAAATTTATGTGCGCacacaagtcatttgaaaaatttattaattcaaaCGCCTAAAATCTGTTCGAACACTTTGTTCGTTCGAACATGATCAAACATGGTCATTAGTtcgaatcaaaattttttatagtttgaatGGTATGTATTGGTTTGAACTGACTGaattacattcgaacggttttttTAGACGAAAATAGTtcgtcttaaaaaaaaaagcctgtTCAAATAGTTTCGATTGGTTATGcccaatttcgtccctaaaaattattttttgagacgaaaatcaattttcatctccaaaaaccttttgagacagGTTTTTTGAGATTAAATAGAGAcgaaaatttttcatctccaaaaatattttgggacgaaaattgggttttttgagacaaaatgatttgtctaaaaaaactcaatctcttgtagtgaatGTTCCCAAATAGTTCGGTCACTTCAGTTTGCATTTAGTATTCATAAAAAGTGGGATCTTGGTGTAAATAATGAACTATTACATATTGAGAGTTTGTGAAATTACCGTTAAGAGACTTTGCAAGTTAGCAACACATGGAATCGAGAGTGGGGAGTCTTTGGACACAACTTCGAGTTGCAAATCTGGGATGCCGTTGATTTTCGATCGTCGGAGTGTGGTTGGCACTGGTGACTGGATTGGAGAGATATAGACGGAGAGAAAAGTAAgggtttcaaactttcaaatttgattTCGAAGGAATGGCTGAATGGGGGAGAAGACTTGAGATTCTGAGAAGAGACCAAGAGtgtaaattatgtttttgtccctccatttttaatgtattctAAAAAATGCCATTTATCTCAAATAGTCAAATTCGATCTGAAATTACCATTCCGGCTAGAATACCGAAATCCTACCGGAATGGCTAAAATTTGAGGCAGTACGAAACAATACCCTATCCTATACCGATTACTGTTCCGGCACGAAACATTTCAACCATTTCGGCTTGTACGAAAcgaattttaaaactttgattttaCTTGGTTAGTTGGGATAATATTTATACTCCTTTGTCATGTGATGGGTTGGGGGTTCGAAGGTTGAGTATCTTTAATAAAGCTCTCATTCTCTCATTGAGAAGTGGTTATGGAGGTATCATCATGATTATGAATCCTTGTAGAGGGTTGTGATTGATTCTAAATATGGGAGTGCCTATGGGGATGGAGTTCTAAGGAGGTAGGATGTACTTATGGTGCGGGGGTGAGTAAAAGTATTAGGTGTGGCTGGGAGGGATGCTTTCACAAACATGTTAATCTTGTGGTTGGTGATGGTTCCAAAATTTGTTTTAGGCATGATCCAAGGTATGGTGGTAGAGTTCTTAGGGGATGCTTGAGGAATGCAaggagatgagaattttgtgaataatagtaaaatggcttgtgaataatagtgagatagtttaagtatttattgacttttggaaaatgagagaaaaaaagttgaataaaaaatattataaatttataatattgttataatattattttttacctaagtggtaaaatattatttttacaaatttggtAAATATTGCCATTTATCCCAAGGGGTTGACCCAAGTGGTGAAGGTTTTGGTCTTGGGATATCACTTCCTTCAAAGTCCAAGGTTCAATACCTCATGGGTATAAACAATTCTTTGGGGTCACACTCCTTAGTGAAAaaccagcgatttaaccagttctgtgTAGGGAAACTTTCGAGGGTATGGTGCACAGAACCAAGGTTTACTCTGCAATgatgggtccgaagggccctgccttggataGGTTCctcgacataaaaaaaaaaaaaaaaaattaatattatttttgttttttaataaagttgaattaatttttgtgttttgtttggaagtttgagaaagttgtaatgattaatttggaaatgttgtaatgattagtttaaaagtgtttgtatttgagtgatgtttggaaaggaaataagatgagatgagatgagatgaaaattatttccaaacaacctAATATTGTTTTTCCAGTTCTATTTCGTTTTTCTTAAAATCCGGAAGCtttttttattgagattttgggTTGTAGACTTGTAGTAGCTCACCCCAATGGAATGTTCAATTTACTGGAGATGTGAATGAATGAAGTTTCTAATTTGTTTGGCTTATTGTATGCTACACAGCTTGGGAGGGATGTGAATGATAAGATGGTCTAGATTTATATTGGTAATAAGAAGTTTTCAGTTCGTTCTTTGTACATAATGCTGACTAGATCGAATGTGGTACAATCTTTTTCTTGGACGAGTATTTGGAAGCGCAAGGTTCCTTCAAAGATTGCATTCTTTGGGTCGGTTCACTTCTTTAGGGAAAACTCTTACTTCGGACAATCTTAGGAAACGTGGTTTTAATTGTTATGGATTGATGTTTCTTATGTAAAAAAACTTGGGAGAATTGTTAGATCATTTGTTACTACACTGTAAGGTGGCTAGGGTGTTATGGTACAAAGTGTTTAGTAGGAGTGGAATGGCTTGGATAATGCCTAGGAGGGTGATGGATCTTTTTGCTTGATGGAGAGGTTCAAGGGGTAATTTGCAAATTACCGTTGTTTGATCCCTTTATTCCTTGTGTGGTGTACTTGGGTCAAGAAGAATAGTcgttaatttgaaaataagaaacGTTCGGTGGATGAATTCTTTAATATCTTACTTCAGTGGGCttcaactattatttttaatggaactagtgtccatgactttcttatttctttttctaggtCTTGACTTGTAACTAGGTTTAGTATACTTTCTTGTGTACTTAACTGCCTTGTTGCTTGtctcaataaaaattttcttgttcttaaaaacaaaaaataaaataaaattgtaatgttaACACCAAGAGCTACTTGACATGTCTATTAACATGTGGAGAGTTGTGGATCCCCTCCGTGTCTCTACGACCAACCCCAAAGAGTTGTGGAATTCATGCATTTAATATTTCCCATTAACATCATattctacatattatataaagcTTTCATTGTGAcctatttaaagaaaaatatatgctcACGATACaacaaaccaaattaaaatcacgAACACAAGGGAATGCCTCGCTAGCCCTCGCGAGCGGTATTTGATCCCTTCCCCTATTCAATCCATGACTTGTGGATGCGGTTGGACCCTACCATCAGAAATTGCTGTGGTGCAAAAGCTTATATACCCCATCcagagatttttttataaacatgtttttaaaattttaaccgATTAAAAAGCAGACAACATGAGTAATAGAATACTTGCAAAGTGCGAGAGACATCATCTAATATGTGcattagtttataatgtatGATCAACATGCGGCAACGGCTGTTAGTACACACCCATTGGGTGAGTGCTCGCATGTCGATACCTTGCAGGCAGGATCTGCCAATGGTTTCACAGTCTACTACTTGTAACAACAGATTATGATTGGAGAGATTCTACatacatgaaattttaatttgcaTTCCAATGAATTTGTGGTTTGGTCAAATTCATGTTGTTCATTTTACCTCGTTTTCTGAAGGTGATCGAATTTGCTTGATTGCTTGGTCTGAGGTGACGTGGACACGCTAATGAGGAGCAGCAAAGCCCAAGGTATCCCACAGAGCTTGGTTGTATCTTATAATTATCACAGCcctttcttccctctcccttAATCTTCCTATGTGGACCTGTCAAGTCAGATCCTAGTTATGGCATGATAGGGCTTTGTTCAAGCAAAAGATCAACTCAAATTGCAGTGTAGTGGTTAGTAGTGCTTCTTAACATTCTGAGTGCTAATTATTTAAGCTTTCAAAAAGACTATAAAGAAAGATTACAAAAAACATCATAAAAAAGCAGAAGCAAACAAGATGCCGGCTTTCAAGTACTGAAATCAGTTGGAAATATTTAATCGGGATATTTTAATACATCTATTGAATCATTGATCCCTCTAGTTGGTGAATGGAAAAAGGGGATTAAGGGTGAAACATCGCACATCATGTTCAAAATGTGAGGTGAAGAAGAAATTTGTTAGAACCAGCACAGATTTCGCAGTCAAGACAGAATGGAGTAATTACCTACGTAGGTATGAGTGCCAATATCTGATTTTTAATAATTCCCATGCATTTCTGTATCTCTGCGTAGATTGGAAGATTCTGCGAACAACATGGCTGCAAACTTGTTACAGCAGAATCAAGTACCTGGGCGACATCAGCTGGTGGAAATTGCCGTTCTGTGCActtctgcaattttttttagtgaagaTTATTAGAATTGCAGGTTacaaattatcatatttttcgGTACAGCAGTGAACATAACCATGAACTCGGTAATAATATTGCTAATATCCAACCAATATTACAACCAGAAGATATTGGAAAGGGCAAGGACTTCTATTTATAATAACCATCTATCATGCAAAATTTTTGCTCTGGATTTTTTAAACCCTAATTCAGTTGACTTTTTAAAACCTCACtaaatgcataatattttgtttgcTTCCAAAGTAGAATGACTTTGTTACCACTCCTCCAAGTTTAGTGGAGAGtccttttttaattattttttatcaatactATTGGTATTTTCACACTGTAATGTTCAAAATTCAGAGAGTTCAGAGATCAGCTGGCTATGTAAAAGCGAGTAATCGACATCTCATGGACATATTTGGCTGTCAGGTGGAAGATCAACACCCAATATACTACCAGTCAACCACTAATACCATATGGTTAGGGAAAATAAAACTTGATTTGTTTGTTCTACCGAGTGACTATGATCACTCTGGCTACAAAATCTCAATCCCCCAAGAATATAGATGTACCCTCTCCCCAATGGAACGTCACTTTCTTTTGAGCTGCAGAAGACTGGGAAGTGGACACTTTACTTTCTCTGAGTTCTATAATCTTGTAACTCATCTAGAGTGAGGGTGGGAGAGGCTGACAAGTTGGTGTGGCGGCCTGTGAGAAAAGAGGGATTTACTGTTTGTTCATTCTACAAGTCTCACATCACATACAATGCAATCCCATTCCCTTCAGAAGCACATTTGGAAGACCAAAGCTCCCCTAAAagcagtttttctttttgtatggATAGCCTCATTGGGGAAACTTCTCACTATAGATAACTAAAAAAACGCctgtttattattatggattggtgttgtaccTGCAAAAAGAGAGGGGAGACAGTTGATCACCTGCTACTTCATTGCGAGGTGGCCATGTCACTCTTGAATGAATTCTTTGCTAGAGTGGGAGAAGGGTTGTTGACTTCCAAGCAAGTTGGAATGGGCTGTGCATGGTAATGCTCAATTCGTGGCGGTATGGAAAATGGTCCCAATTTGTCTATGAAGGTGTCTTTGGAGGGAGTGAGATGAAAGAAGCTTCGAGGATCATCAACAGTCAATGGACGGGCGTAGACTTctgttttttaatctttatttcgTTGGTCAATTGCAATCGATTTCGATGGCTTGAATAGCCATAATTTCCTTGTATCGTTGGACACTCATGCTTAGGTGTCACTCTTGTGTATGTCCCGTATGCCTATTTTTATCCTCAGTCCTTGttttagtgataaaaaaaatagatgtacCCCACCATGAACAACCTAAAGATGCCCATCTTCTTTAGGACAGGGAAACACAATTCATCCAAATatgtctcttttccttttttggtaGGTAAATACAATTCACACCAAATGAACTCTCATgctcttccccttattcatgaGGGAGGAACTTGGGACGAAAGTATTGGCATTTTCAAAATGCCTAACATCCGAGAACTAGATATCGTTTAGGGACAAAATGATCATTTGCTACAAACTAGAACCAGTGTAGTAACCAAAGTTCACAGGTAATtccattacaacaaaaaataaataaataaggcaaAAGCAGATAAAcgcattttttaaaatctaaacaagTGACAAAGAGGCACTGTGGCAGGATGGTGTTTGGGGATGGCTTATTTGAATTAGGAAACACCACCAAACAATAGCAAGTTGCAGCATATCTAACCTTTTAATTTGGTGTCAACATATTTAGGATCGTGAACAGAAAATTATGGAACATATGGTAGAATTTACCTGAATCATGAGCAAAGTTGCAACACAATGAGCAATTAATTCTGAAGGGATTTTTGCTTCATTTTGGTCAGTCAATCTGTCTGACTTAGGATCAGGTGCATGAGTAGTTGCCGACGTACAGGCAGTTGACTGGTCCTGAGAGACCGGAGTAGTAATATGAGTTGAATCTGCAGGAGCAGAAGCACTCCTGGCCAACATGCTAGAATCATCTACTGAAAGCTGATTATTTACAAAATCTATAGCCTCCTCAATCATTTCAATGGTAGCTCCcccatttttaaaagatgaaacaGCCTGAAGTCAATAGAAAATCATAGTCAGAAGCACTGCATTGAAAACTAGAGAACCGAACTGGCCACTACGATCGACTAACCTTGTAAACTTATGTAAAATGTCAGTGTGGCCCATACAAaagcttatttttataaagaaagtattattttttcagaaatttcagaAAATAGCCTGAAACTAAACCATCTATCATCCGTATATTCCTACACAATAGAATGCATCCCTAGGTctaacaaaatatttccattGAATTTTCCAATTTAGGACAAATTATGCATATCTAAAATTGTAGGGGCATGGGAACTCCCTAATGCAATGAGAGATTCACTATAATGGTGGGGCACACATCAAGCGCTTTCTAGCATGTTCTACTATTTGTATCcaaacaacaatattaaaaCATGATAGTCCAACCAAATGGTAAAGAATGagtcaaatttgaaaaaaaaaagtgtaaaataacATAAGATTGATATTTGAACaatagcaattttttttttaagtgagacTAAAATGCTGTATCCATACCCGCATAGCCACATCAACCATAGTTTGAGCTTTTGTTCTGGAGCTTTCAACAATTTCAACAACGTGAGGTCCAGAATCTTGGATATGACAAGTTGAACAATCAAAAGAGTTTGACTGGCCACTGGCATCACCTAAACCAGACCCGGGCTTCAACAACATAAGTGGGGAGCTCTCTTGATACGTGTTGCGTTGCCTCAAGCAAAATAGAGCTGAAGAAACCTGCACATGAAATGCAATAAACTCAAGCAATTGCTGCACGGTCAAAGCAAAGTAGCACATTATGCTATAAGAAGAGTCAAGTCTGAAAGTCATTAAACAGAAATTCATGCCTGCTCATTGACTTCATGTAACTGTAAGAGTACAGCAGCATATTGCTTCTTAAAATGTTCTGAATCCTTGAGAGAGTTATCCCCATCTTTCTGGTTTTCAAAAACCGCATCATTCATGCACCTCAGCTCAGACACCACGGCTTTCTACAAGTTTTAACATGATCCATCAGCTCAAATTTCAAGCACCAAGGCTGACGGGACTTGTAATATAAAACCCATtcttcttgatatatatatatatattatgcagtACAACCTTTTTGTCAAGAGAAGAAGTCAATACAGAAAGAGCCTGTACATCAGCTTCCTTTGCCTGGATCTGAGCAAGAAGTGAAAGCTGAGAATTTGCTGCTTGTTGAGTATTAGTGATTTCACCAGGCCTTACTTTAACTTGCACGCTAGAACTTGGTGAACCAGCCTGACCAAGACAGTTTTGGCTTAGTTAATAACACTATTTTTGCTTTCAGACATTTTCCCATGTCAATTTTTTCTAGAGTGGCGAAATATGAGACCATAGGTTTGGGCAGTTGGACAAAACAAAATGGACAACAGAAAATTAGGCCCTATAAATGGGAGAGTAGAAcatcagcaaccaaacagatGATTGGGGTCAACTGCAAACAACATTAGCAGAACAGTTCTGAGCAACATGAACACGATCcaataaagagtaaaaaatgGCATTCATCAAAAGAATATGAGCAGAGTACCGGCttctcccccccaccccccggGGGcacaaaaaaaagagaagacaaTATAAATTCCAGAAACTACCGACTTTCACCTGCTTTAAAAACTTGCTGATGTGGTGATGACATGATGGGGATGTATAAGAACCATCTATGCTCTCCAGGTTCTCACTTGGGGCAAATTTAGTCTTGAACTCATGGCAGTTCTCGAATAATTTATTGACTGCAGTGTTGTGCCTTCTAAGAGATGCAGGCATATTTTCCAATGGATTTGAAGGCATGCAATCAATATCCTGTgatgaaaaaatcaatttcacCGTGCAATCCCTTAAGGAACAACACAAAATGACAAACAGAATGCAATACACAATAAAGGACTGAAAATTCAATCAGTTAGTTCATCGTAAAACCATCTTAGCTAACTTACCCAAAAACAAACCTTCTTAGCAAAAACTAAGTTGAGAAAGAAAAGGCACGTTATATATCACAAATACATACATTTGCAACAGATTATAGTATTCCTATCTCATCATAAACCACATTATGCTCAAACTGTCTTTTGACATTCTTTTATAAGTTATCTGATAAGAAAACAGAGGAGTGCCTGTCTCATCCTAGAAAAGCCTCATAGATACATGCACCAAAATGACTACCAAACATATTAGAACAATGAGTGGaacaataaattcaaattaatgtgCATGAGCTACAACTAATGCTATACTTTATCAGTAAGTAATGAGCATGAAAAAtgtaagaaaacaaaatttgaaaaggtcCAAACCCTGTACCCACAAGCATAGGACAgcatcattaaaataaaatacaccaGCAAAACCACCCATCTAGTATTGTCAAGCCAAAGGAAAAAACCAAATCACTGAATCATGAAAATTTCTTAAGATTTTAGGCATTAATTCATTGTCTTCGTATCAccttttttatatacaaaaaacaaaCTTCTTAACTGGGCCAGTTCTTTAAAGCTTTCAAACAGATAAGAATGTAAAATGTAGAACAACATAATaagaaggaataaaaaatacCATGACAAATTCAACCCCTAGTTCAGGCCGGTCAAACTGAATACGACACCTACTATGGTCAACAGTTAATACACTTCCGTCATGAATTTCTCTTGTCCTCGGATGAAGAGCGATAACACGTTGTCCAACTGATAAAGGACGAGCTAAATCAGTTGGAAGTCCTTCCCTGGTACCAGCACGTAGTTCAGCATAATGTTTTCTAACAGAGTCCCGGTATTGATatagcttctctctctcttccttcagAAATTGGACAGAAAATCTCCGGGGTCTGCCAAGTGAACTGCAGAAACAAGATATCAGAAATCAAGCACTTGGTAGAAGACATTTGATCAAGAATGTGAGAAAGCATAGTATGAACATCAAACATAAGAAGTGATAGAGGGTTAAATACCTCCTTATGACACCCCATTCAACACGGGTTAATCTTGGAACATGACCCAATCCAACGTGGTCCAAGTACTCCATGAATTCCCTTTTCGCAAACCATGGGTAATCGATAGCACTGTAGAACCACTCAAAAGTGCACCATCTCTGTGCTTGATATAAAGATAGGGAATTAGAGAGCTTTTCCtgtaatgtaaaaatatataagaaacataatcaaaatattcaagagACTCAATTTCATGGCAATataaatgatgatgaatattcaACCTTGAGAGCAAGTGCTCTGTCGTGGAGGGAAGGAATGGGTATATTGGGatgttcaataaatatatttccaGAAGACTTTGAATCATTCTGTATCACTGGTTTCTGTACATCCATCTTCCGCCTACTCCTAACTTTAGTTGGTGGTTTGACCTGGTCTGTTGATGAAACCTGTAAAGTTGATAGAGCTGAATCATTCCTTTCCCTTCCAAGATCAGTACTTGAAGACGTATGTTCCATAGGTTTCACCATCTTTCCAGATTTTGATTGTGTAGTATTATGAGAGGAGCGTTTGCCTTTACTCAAAGACACCTTTACTTCAGCGGTAGCCTACAAAAAAGTGCAGGATGCATAGACACCAGGTTCCCAAGTAAGAATATGCACGGGATACAATGAACACAATTTATTCAGAATTCCTGTAATAAACAgcttataaaatatgataaagaaAGACATGATAACTAATTTCAATTTAAGGTCTGTACTCCATTAAAAACTTTCAAAGATCTGAAGAAAAATGAGCATAACCTAGAACTCAAACTTTCAATGATTTGCTTGATGTATCGGCCTACTTCCTAATGGCTTGAGGTGTTCAGTCTTATGGTTCACCAACCTATCAAAGCCTTGTTGTATATGAGGTCTTTGGTTCAAGTCTTAACGACCCTCATTTAGGCAATTTTCTGGTTCCACATCAATGTCCAAGGCCTGCAGTTGATTAGGGGTAATTTAACAAGCCTAGACAGGGAAGGAAGGAGGCTGCTACAGGTTTGCTTGATCTAAATGCTGGCCTCCTTCCTAATAGTTTGCAATGCTGGAACTGACGGTTCACCACATTAGGTGACTTGTTAATGAAAGCATGGATTTCTGTAACATAACCAAAGCAAATGAACCATGAAAAGCTTGCAAGAAAATATATCTGCTTCAATCTGCTATAAATAAAGATTAGAATAGAGAATGCAgatctaatattttttctcctttctgaaaaaaatcttaaataaatgtAAGCATGGGCCCCTTGTGAAGATAAGTGTCTAATTCCTTTAAAAAGTATCCAGGTGCAATCCAAACCCAAACAGCATATGACACCAATGCACATCAGCCTCATAGAAGTCGGTACAGACCTTCACAATTTAACATGTAAACCATATTCATAAATCTTCTGGATTTATTTTCTGgatttattttctgtatttatatattatcaaatccatcaactcatttattttctgtatttgtGAATGAAATAAATCTTAATTTCTTATCATCTTGATGTTTGGTGAGCAAAGAGATCATAAGAGGACAATGTAATCTAACGGGGTGTCAAAATATTCTtccaatgagaattttttgGAGGGGCTCACACTAGGCATATCTTCATATACATGTAATCTCTACCAAGTATGGCAACATCAAACTAGATATTTTTTAGGGAAGCTGTAACAGCACCTATTATAAACTCAGATGTAAACAATAGCG is a window from the Juglans regia cultivar Chandler chromosome 7, Walnut 2.0, whole genome shotgun sequence genome containing:
- the LOC108995051 gene encoding protein ALWAYS EARLY 3 isoform X1, producing the protein MAPSRKSRSVNKRFSYINEVASSKDGESANKRQRVSPGYVQKKRKLSDMLGPQWSKDELERFYAAYRKYGKDWKKVAAVVRNRSVDMVEALYTMNKAYLSLPEGTASVVGLIAMMTDHYSMLEGSDSEEESNEGAGASRKPQKRARGKIQNSTSKELIGHFPELSRSHSIASSYGCLSLLKKRRSGIKPHAVGKRTPRVPVSYTFDKDSREKKFSPARQGSKQKVDAKDDDVAHEIALVLTEASQRGGSPQLSQTPNRKSNGAAPSPVQNGERMHTESEMTCANLRGSEVDEGGCELSLGSTEADNGDYALDKGYLRGREGVGTVEGQPKRKRYSGKKPEVEESINNDLDDIKEACSGTEEGQKPGAVKGKLESEVVARSSSKGLRKRSKKVLFGGDEGFSFDALQTLADLSLMMPDTELSGQVKEESLDVVDKSKVKENHSIPGVKVSALRTPKLGKGFAHHIGDTPESKEEAHQSNTGMRKRKQKFLPFKLQIFETEAHTDSHLSEPKKFEATAEVKVSLSKGKRSSHNTTQSKSGKMVKPMEHTSSSTDLGRERNDSALSTLQVSSTDQVKPPTKVRSRRKMDVQKPVIQNDSKSSGNIFIEHPNIPIPSLHDRALALKEKLSNSLSLYQAQRWCTFEWFYSAIDYPWFAKREFMEYLDHVGLGHVPRLTRVEWGVIRSSLGRPRRFSVQFLKEEREKLYQYRDSVRKHYAELRAGTREGLPTDLARPLSVGQRVIALHPRTREIHDGSVLTVDHSRCRIQFDRPELGVEFVMDIDCMPSNPLENMPASLRRHNTAVNKLFENCHEFKTKFAPSENLESIDGSYTSPSCHHHISKFLKQAGSPSSSVQVKVRPGEITNTQQAANSQLSLLAQIQAKEADVQALSVLTSSLDKKKAVVSELRCMNDAVFENQKDGDNSLKDSEHFKKQYAAVLLQLHEVNEQVSSALFCLRQRNTYQESSPLMLLKPGSGLGDASGQSNSFDCSTCHIQDSGPHVVEIVESSRTKAQTMVDVAMRAVSSFKNGGATIEMIEEAIDFVNNQLSVDDSSMLARSASAPADSTHITTPVSQDQSTACTSATTHAPDPKSDRLTDQNEAKIPSELIAHCVATLLMIQKCTERQFPPADVAQVLDSAVTSLQPCCSQNLPIYAEIQKCMGIIKNQILALIPTST
- the LOC108995051 gene encoding protein ALWAYS EARLY 3 isoform X3, yielding MAPSRKSRSVNKRFSYINEVASSKDGESANKRQRVSPGYVQKKRKLSDMLGPQWSKDELERFYAAYRKYGKDWKKVAAVVRNRSVDMVEALYTMNKAYLSLPEGTASVVGLIAMMTDHYSMLEGSDSEEESNEGAGASRKPQKRARGKIQNSTSKELIGHFPELSRSHSIASSYGCLSLLKKRRSGIKPHAVGKRTPRVPVSYTFDKDSREKKFSPARQGSKQKVDAKDDDVAHEIALVLTEASQRGGSPQLSQTPNRKSNGAAPSPVQNGERMHTESEMTCANLRGSEVDEGGCELSLGSTEADNGDYALDKGYLRGREGVGTVEGQPKRKRYSGKKPEVEESINNDLDDIKEACSGTEEGQKPGAVKGKLESEVVARSSSKGLRKRSKKVLFGGDEGFSFDALQTLADLSLMMPDTELSGQVKEESLDVVDKSKVKENHSIPGVKVSALRTPKLGKGFAHHIGDTPESKEEAHQSNTGMRKRKQKFLPFKIFETEAHTDSHLSEPKKFEATAEVKVSLSKGKRSSHNTTQSKSGKMVKPMEHTSSSTDLGRERNDSALSTLQVSSTDQVKPPTKVRSRRKMDVQKPVIQNDSKSSGNIFIEHPNIPIPSLHDRALALKEKLSNSLSLYQAQRWCTFEWFYSAIDYPWFAKREFMEYLDHVGLGHVPRLTRVEWGVIRSSLGRPRRFSVQFLKEEREKLYQYRDSVRKHYAELRAGTREGLPTDLARPLSVGQRVIALHPRTREIHDGSVLTVDHSRCRIQFDRPELGVEFVMDIDCMPSNPLENMPASLRRHNTAVNKLFENCHEFKTKFAPSENLESIDGSYTSPSCHHHISKFLKQAGSPSSSVQVKVRPGEITNTQQAANSQLSLLAQIQAKEADVQALSVLTSSLDKKKAVVSELRCMNDAVFENQKDGDNSLKDSEHFKKQYAAVLLQLHEVNEQVSSALFCLRQRNTYQESSPLMLLKPGSGLGDASGQSNSFDCSTCHIQDSGPHVVEIVESSRTKAQTMVDVAMRAVSSFKNGGATIEMIEEAIDFVNNQLSVDDSSMLARSASAPADSTHITTPVSQDQSTACTSATTHAPDPKSDRLTDQNEAKIPSELIAHCVATLLMIQKCTERQFPPADVAQVLDSAVTSLQPCCSQNLPIYAEIQKCMGIIKNQILALIPTST
- the LOC108995051 gene encoding protein ALWAYS EARLY 3 isoform X4, with the protein product MAPSRKSRSVNKRFSYINEVASSKDGESANKRQRVSPGYVQKKRKLSDMLGPQWSKDELERFYAAYRKYGKDWKKVAAVVRNRSVDMVEALYTMNKAYLSLPEGTASVVGLIAMMTDHYSMLEGSDSEEESNEGAGASRKPQKRARGKIQNSTSKELIGHFPELSRSHSIASSYGCLSLLKKRRSGIKPHAVGKRTPRVPVSYTFDKDSREKKFSPARQGSKQKVDAKDDDVAHEIALVLTEASQRGGSPQLSQTPNRKSNGAAPSPVQNGERMHTESEMTCANLRGSEVDEGGCELSLGSTEADNGDYALDKGYLRGREGVGTVEGQPKRKRYSGKKPEVEESINNDLDDIKEACSGTEEGQKPGAVKGKLESEVVARSSSKGLRKRSKKVLFGGDEGFSFDALQTLADLSLMMPDTELSGQVKEESLDVVDKSKVKENHSIPGVKVSALRTPKLGKGFAHHIGDTPESKEEAHQSNTGMRKRKQKFLPFKLQIFETEAHTDSHLSEPKKFEATAEVKVSLSKGKRSSHNTTQSKSGKMVKPMEHTSSSTDLGRERNDSALSTLQVSSTDQVKPPTKVRSRRKMDVQKPVIQNDSKSSGNIFIEHPNIPIPSLHDRALALKRWCTFEWFYSAIDYPWFAKREFMEYLDHVGLGHVPRLTRVEWGVIRSSLGRPRRFSVQFLKEEREKLYQYRDSVRKHYAELRAGTREGLPTDLARPLSVGQRVIALHPRTREIHDGSVLTVDHSRCRIQFDRPELGVEFVMDIDCMPSNPLENMPASLRRHNTAVNKLFENCHEFKTKFAPSENLESIDGSYTSPSCHHHISKFLKQAGSPSSSVQVKVRPGEITNTQQAANSQLSLLAQIQAKEADVQALSVLTSSLDKKKAVVSELRCMNDAVFENQKDGDNSLKDSEHFKKQYAAVLLQLHEVNEQVSSALFCLRQRNTYQESSPLMLLKPGSGLGDASGQSNSFDCSTCHIQDSGPHVVEIVESSRTKAQTMVDVAMRAVSSFKNGGATIEMIEEAIDFVNNQLSVDDSSMLARSASAPADSTHITTPVSQDQSTACTSATTHAPDPKSDRLTDQNEAKIPSELIAHCVATLLMIQKCTERQFPPADVAQVLDSAVTSLQPCCSQNLPIYAEIQKCMGIIKNQILALIPTST